TTTTACTGATATAAAGGAGCCAGAGAAGTCAAGGGATTTATCCAAGGAACCACCAAATGGACAGTAAGTCCCCACCACTCAAGATCTCTACCCTCCCTCCCCTGACCAGTGCTCTTACCCTGACGGTTCACAAATGTCACTtagagcataaaaaaaaaaatgtaatatatatatataaaacatacatacatacatacatacatacatacatacatacatacatacatacatctatggAGCAAGAAGAACAGGTTTGACAAATGTCAGTCTTGCAGAACACAGGAAGTAATGCTTCCTAGTGAATTAGCAGGAAAAGGCCAGGAAGCTTCCTAAGACCTTGCTGAGGCGGCGAGGAGGATGGTAAGGACACAGGCCCTGTGTGACAGTGTGCACTGGGGCTGGGGGCGAGGAGGATGGTAAGGACACAGGCCCTGTGTGACAGTGTGCACTGGGGGGCTGGGGGCGAGGAGGATGGTAAGGACACAGGCCCTGTATGACAGTGTGCACTGGGGGCGAGAAGGATGGTAAGGACACAGGCCCTGTGTGACAGTGTGcactggggctggggagaaggctcaggagaTACAGAGCCTGATGCACAGCATACGGACCCTGATGTTGACCCCAGACCCATGTCAAGGACAGGCCAGCGAGGGCACACCTATAACACCCAACCGGAAGTCAGGCATGAAAGGGCCCCTGGAGCTCGCTGACCAGGAAGTGTGCCCTGAAGGGCAACCTTCTGTTTGCAAAGAGACTTTGTCTCCAAAGTAGGacggaaggggaaggagaagggtaCCTGACCTCTGCATCCCCTCCCATGCGTTCGTTCCAAGAtacaagcagagggagggagagagggagggaggaagggagagagggagggagggagggaggaaaggagggaagggatatAAAGATAGGCAAgggataaagagagagaaaggaggggcggAAGGGGCCATACTTACTGAAATGTATTACGTTGCaggcttaatttttatttaaaaaaagaaaacaagactaTAAACCAAATTAGGTAACCAGGCCTAACATATCACATGTCAGGCCTCCATGGCTCTCTGTGTACATACCGTCAATACTACGGAAATCCAGTAAGTAAGTCCTACTATCCACTTGGTATAGCTGGAGACTCATTTTGGAAAATGTGCTTGTCACAGGATTCTTCCTCCGAACACGCAAATAATAGGGGTTTACAACCTAGCATTCAATATAGACAAAAAACAGAGGCGCGTCACATCGGCCCTTCCCCAGAGGACTTCTGTCTAGGGGCTCGCCACATATGATGGAGCGCCTGCCCTCTTACCTTCCATTCATAATCCAACTGCTTGATTGCTCTACAAACTTCTGCCATGATATCATTGGGTCGGCTCTGACTTCGAATCCCCAAGTGCCATTTTGCCTTCCTTACACCTTGGTGCTTGGATTTCTGTGGGTTTAATTCATCCAGGGTGTGCCTGGCCCTTGGTGTTTCGGCAACCAGGAATGGGACTCTTTCAGGGTGGGGCCGAGTTAAATGGTGATCGTCGAGGAAAGAGTCAGGTGGGCTTGTTGCCAGGTAGAAGTCTTTGGCCTCGTTCATGATCCTCCTGTTGTCTATTATGAGGTGGTAGGCGACCGCCAGCGGGTCCTGGTGGTTCCTGTTGTACAGGCAGCTGAGGACCTCCTCCTCCGAGCACTCAAACTTCTCACACACTTCTTTTAAGGCTTCGTCATCGATCATGGTTGAACTGTAAGACGGGTCCTCAGGAAAGAGATACTTCGGAAGGTCCTGTTTAAACCATTCATGTTCCCTGAGAGAGACAGCAATGGTGGAAGAAGGGTTTTCAGACAAACCAAGAATAAAAGTAATCGGTTCAAGAGATCAGGTTATGACTTAATTCTCATGCTACATTGCTAATGTTATTCTCTTTAAACTGTTTTCCTCTTCTAGTTCATACTTCATTGAATATGCTGAAAAACTATAGTCTACCACTAAAATTATAGTCTACCACTAATTTTTTATTTAggtacttttatgtgtatgggtttttTGGTCGATATGTACAATTTACACACCAGAAGGCTTTGGATCACATGGGACTACAATtacagccaccatgtgggttcttggaattgaactcaggacctctggaagagcagccagtgctcttaactgctgagccatccctccagtcccctGCCAATAACTTTTAAGGATCAAGGCAGCCAAATGGAAAGGTATGTATGTCTACCCAAATGATACTGGAGTACACAGTCTTTTCCCAGCTCGCAAAGAAATTGTGTTGTGTGGCTTCACTGTTTACACAGTGTCAGGTTACAGGAAAAGTGCTTACTAACAAAAGCCAGTGTGTAAGAGCCTACAGGTGCTTACTGCACGCATAGTTTCACAATAAACAACTCACTCATGTAAAATCTATCCTCATCCTTACAACCTAGCTGTCCCAAAAGACCATCCTCTAAACAATTTCATATTATGTTCATTAACTGTTTATATAAAAGGATATGGAACTAAAACAAGAACTAtactaaaactttaaaaaaaaataaacaaagcaagcaCTGAAAAGAATAATGGTTTTTAagggtattttttgttgttgttgttgtttccaacTGGTGactgatttttgagacagaatcctcattgtgtagcccaggctgaaagCAAACTCGCTGTCACACCCTTTCAGCTTCTCGAGGACTGGGGTCGCGGGGGTACACCCACGTACGGCATTTGCTATCCATTTAATTCTgaaaaatacccaaaacatgtaTGGATATACTTCTCACttcaatattttataatattaatttaatagaCTGAGTTTCCCTTCCCATGTGCCAGGCCCTGCCGCTTGGGGTCTCCTTCTCAGCTGgtcttttgtttgcttatttgtttttgttttttgagacaggttctctctatatatagctctgactgtcctgaactcactttgcagaccaggctggctttgaactcacaggtaTCTTCCTGgttccacctctcaagtgctgggattaaaggtgtgtaccaccatgtccagcttcaACAGGACTTCTAGAGTaaggagaagtgggaaggaatcCAGCTGCAAGTCCCATGTGCCCTAATGCTTTCTCCTCATTACTCGTATATGTACGGTCTGCCTTTAGGTCTTTCTGCTTCCAGTATCAGAAAAATGTGTAGTCTAGCCATCAGAAGatcaaagaattaaaagaaacaaaaataaagtgacACTGATGGGAGACTAAGGTGACCAGGGAGCACGGAGTGCTCCTAAGACGTGACTTGCCTCAACCTGAGAAGCACAGCTGCCACCATCAGTCCTGCCTTATTTAAACTATTAGGTTAAACCATAATACAAAATGCAGTAATTTCTCAATACTCAATTGAGTGCAATACTCAATTTCCTATGACTCAAAGTGTATTGCTACAAGAAAAATAtgtcattaataaaataaaatttttctcatGTCTTGAGATTCAAAAAGGTAGAAAAATACATTGGTTTAAAATTACCAAATTGCTGTGCAGTGGTGGtaccacatgcctttaatcccagcactcaggaggcagaggccaggacagtcaaggctacacagtcttgatagatagatagatagatagatagatagatagatagatagatagatagatagatagataagatagatagatagatgatggatggatggaaggatggacagacggatggatggatggatggatggatggacggacggacggacggacggatggttagtgggtaggtaggtaggtaaagtGAGTTACCTGATATCTTTTATTGTGGCCCTCTTCATGGGATCTACCTGCAGCATGTGCTTCAAAAGGCTGATTACTGAGGGATTCAAATACTGAGGGGTATAAAAGATCCCATCGCATATCTTCTTAAAAAGAGTTGGCACATGATCATCATCGAAGGGGAGGGTTCCACACAGCAAAGCATAGAGGATGACCCCACTGCTCCAGATGTCCACCTCAGGGCCTGCGTACAGTCTGCATGGAGAATGCTAACATATTAACCCCCAAATCAGAAAGCATTGGTTATCAGTCTTCAAACACAAATACTTTATGAAGaatacaagaaaataatttttaaagaaatcagtGGTCAGAATATGGTATCTATAGCGACTGCTGCACATCGCACATAAAGATTCTAATCTTACCAGAATattaccttttttaaaataagctaTTTTGTAACTTGTGATCCATGGGTCAAATTGTTGCACTACCTTACTATGACCCTCAAAGTTCCTACCAATCAAGTCAAACCTTGAGCCGTCATGATCACTGTTGAATCGAGCAACAGAGATAATTGTCttaagtaaatgtgtgtgtgtgtgtgtgtgtgtgtgtgtgtgtgtgtgtgtggtgggcagGTGTCACAGAGGGTGTGGACCTAAGATGACAGCTTTGTGGAATCTGTTCCTCCTACTTTTACACAGAATCCAGGGGCCAGACTCTGGTCACCTGGCAGCAAATGTTTTACCAGCCACGCCAACTCGCCGGGCCCAAAATTCGAGTCTGTAGTGACACATTCTGAATCCATTTCTCCTAAAACCCTCACGTCAAAGTGCAAGAACCTTGAGTGAGTGGCAAAAGCAAGTCAAGGGAGGTGGAGTTCACAGGATGCTCTACTTGAGGGCTTCTACGTGACGTGCTCTAGAcaccatcttaactagctacaaaCAAGCTGAATCACCCAGAGCCTGGCTTCAGGAGGAAAAGGACCCTTAAAGTGACGAAAGTACATCCTGTAGATAGCAGTAAACAGTTTTCAAAATGAGTGCTCCCATCCGTACAGACCTCAAGGAAAGACTATCCAATTACATTTCCCTAAGAGTCCATTTCATGCATGTTTGATCATGATGCataacttttttctttagttatatTCCCTATAGTATCTAGACTTTGAATTTTTCTCATACCAAAGGAATTAAGATAGAAaacacaaatgattttttttttaattcatcaaaTTACCTTTCCTTTGAATGGTCTAAGAAAATAAGCTTGTGAAAATCGAAAGCACTGGAATATTTTTGTACTAGGACCATCACCATTTGAAACATTTAAACAAGGAAATGGTTTGGGTGGGCGGGTTAGTAAAACGTGACTGCAGACACTGGTGAGCAAGGCTCCCTACCACTGCATTAGCGATTCAGCCATAATGACAAAGCACcgtctttctgtttcctttgatttttgtttgtttgttatttctttgttggCTTGCTTGTTTTTGCAACACCATTTTACTTTATAGCCAGGCTAGCCCTGTCTCATGTAGGCCCTATGTAGCCTGAGCTGGAAGCAGACTCACATCATCAGTCCGCTGTCTAACCTCCCGGGTAAGAGGATTACAGAGGTATACCACCAAGCCTGGCCAAAgcgttgatttttaaaaataaattctttgggCTGGAGGGATGTTTCAGCCATTGAGAACCTGCGCTGTTCTTACGTGTCCCTGATTCAGTTCTCACCATCCACAGAGGGAGCACTAGCTCTGAGGGGTGGGGACTGGGGGATAGGGGGACACTGACCTCTGTCAGCAGCTACACTAATGTATACAtaccctcacacaaacacatatacatatatgatttaaaataaatcctttaaattaaattttataacttctGAGCAAATATCTTTTCCCAGATCACTACCCCATTTCCAAATTTGGGCGTGCTTTCTCTTTGTTAATAAACTGTCTCTATTTCTATCAagaaggatgaagaagaggaggaaaaggaagaagaagaagaagaagaagaagaagaagaagaagaagaagaagaagaagaagaagaagaagaagaagaagaagaagaaacttgaGCCTTGAATAAAACAAGGAAATAAGACgaaaattaaattttgttttcacaCTAACAAAAATACATCCGTATTTCAGTGCTAGTTAGTAGTTCAGAGTTCAGCAGTCATACACTGAAATCTCTAACAGATTTAGATTAAGACTGAACACAAATgagtctctctccttcctttttacaACTCtcttacccctcccccacctcgcTTTTCGCTGATACCGGGTCGACCTCTATAACCCAGCCTCGGCATCCATGTGCGATGCCAGGCTATAGGCACGCAATAAATTCAGCCTGTCTGGTTTTTAGAGGACCACTTCTGTAATTGAGTTTCTAACACACTTTCCTTCCTCATAGAACATGAAGCTACCACATGAATGCCATCTATTTGAATACTTATAAAGCTACACATGACATTACACTTGCGACTGTGTTCTGCCTTCTgtgaggtttggtttggttttttgaaatgGTGTCTTGATCATCAACCTCTCAAGGTCCAGAATTACCAGCAAGGACTGCCATTATGTTACATTCGTAAATTTTTGCCTAAGTAAACCGCTTCTCATGAGTAAGTATTTCAGTAGTCAGGTTGTAAGTGACATATCTACCTTTACAGCTGATTAGCTTTAAACTCTCCCaccagagaaaaaaattaaagtacttCATTCTAACTTCTTTAACATGACTTGCCAACAAACATTCTCCTCTATATATGGATTTGTtagtttatccacttgttttttatttatttctatcatcatcatcatcatcatcatcatcatcatcatcatcatcttgtgtgtgtatgtgtgtgtgtgtgtgtgtgtgtgtgtgtgtgtgtgtgttgaagaatGTAGGCATCCAGGTATGCAACTGCTTGCAGAAACCAAGAGTGTGTTGGGTCTCCTGTAGGTAAGTTATAGACAACTGTGAGCCACCCAGATTGTGGTGCTGGGTCCCAAACTCCGggcctctagaagaacagcaagtgctcttaaccattaagccatctctccagctccttgtgtgttactcttttttttttttaaagatttatttatttattatatgtaagtacactgtagctgtcttcagacactccagaagagggggtccagatctcattataaatggttgtgagccaccatgtgattgctgggatttgaactcaggacctttggaagagcagtcagtgctcttaacctccaagccatctttccagccccttttgTGTGTTActcttaaaatacaaaatatatattcccttctttctgctgcaggatattttatcacactgtaaaccccaagattgtgttatttactgaaaaaagtTGCTTCTAGTTgtagtgtggctcagccttagcacacaccttccATTCCTGTGGCTGGAATGCAGACCTGCCTTTagtacacacacctttaatcccaaccaaTGAGGGCAAAGTTAGTTTCTAAAggaaagcacccatgtttgaaagtagcttctaattgagtggcagacaacaTAACAAATCAGAAAAAGATCAGACAAAATAGGAtagatatgcccaactctcaggagaagagagaggacgTCCTTAAGGGGCAGTGCAGAGAGGGGCCATGTTACCAGGACAgctgtacagagacaggttgcagaggaagaacaagccagacacaggtgaagacggGGCAAGCCAGAGACTGAGAAGGAgccagattagaacagattgacaGTGATAGtctgaggtcaagcagagcaattcaggagaagccCAGAGAAGCCAGACTGGATCAGTTATGGTGGCGAGGAGAGTGAGCCAAAACGTCTGAGTTGAGACAGCCATAGATCACAAAGACCAAGGAAGGGCTGAGCTTGTTCAGCAGCAAGGCCCGGAAGCTGACATCTTTCtgggcctagattagattgtacagaagCTAGacgcttccaggactaggcctaaccttggcagactgaggcagtaaACCTTGGAGATGACAATTATTGCAGGAAAATATGTCACTTTTACATCCCTATTACTGACATTACATCCTCAAGGTGACAGACAGTACAGAGTAACACACCTAAGAGATATAAGCAACTACAAATACATCAAAAGAAGCAGGACGCCGGGCACTACCTTCCTGAAATGACTTCCGGTGCAGCGTAATTGGGTGAGCCACAGCTTGTTCTTAAAAATTCGCCATCTGACATCATGTTTGAAAGACCTGAAATGACAAAAAGTGGCCACTCAAGACTTCCCGAGGGCAAAAAGCAAGGGAAAACCCATTAAGCAACACAGCTAAGTTTGTAGTAACAAGATCAGCAACcattttttggttaaaaaaaaaaaaaaaccaactttaaCATTTTAACATGACCATAGTCTTTATTTCCCAAATATTCTGACCTTATACAAAAATGTACAATGGGGGGctgtagagatagctcagcggataagatcactgactgctctttcaaaggtcacgagttcaaatcctggcacccacattgtggctcacaaccatccataaagagatctgacaccttcttctggtatctgaagacagctacagtgtactcacatataataaataaataaatcttaaaagaaatgtACAATGTATTTCAATATTTAGAGTTTAATGTGTTTATACTAACTAGTGGTCGTTTTGAATACTAGAATATCCAACGcctacattttaatatatatattgctaGGCAAAATAGACACAGATGAACAGAAAGATTTCTACCAGCCTCCATCTCTGCAATTCtagattgaaggcatgtgccactacatcGGAAACCCAACTCTACAGCATTTaaatatcaatttttattttaaaaagtttcctCATATAATTCATCTTTCTAGATTTTGATTTTACTTCATTAATTCCATCCCACTTTCCACTTTCTCCATAGTTGACTAACAAGAAATATTAGAAATTAAGCtgcagtcaggcagtggtggcgcacgcctgtaatcccagcactctgggaggcagaggcaggcggatttctgagttcaaggccagcctggtctacagagtgagttccaggacagccagggctacacagagaaaccctgtctcaaaaaaaccaaatccccccccccaaaaaaaaaccaaaaaaataaaaataaaaaaaagaaattaagccgCTACCTTTTTGACAAATAAGAGTCATTTCTTTTCAAATGAGCTCTCTAATGTTGACAG
Above is a genomic segment from Apodemus sylvaticus chromosome 16, mApoSyl1.1, whole genome shotgun sequence containing:
- the Prkaa1 gene encoding 5'-AMP-activated protein kinase catalytic subunit alpha-1 isoform X2, which translates into the protein MVVHRDLKPENVLLDAHMNAKIADFGLSNMMSDGEFLRTSCGSPNYAAPEVISGRLYAGPEVDIWSSGVILYALLCGTLPFDDDHVPTLFKKICDGIFYTPQYLNPSVISLLKHMLQVDPMKRATIKDIREHEWFKQDLPKYLFPEDPSYSSTMIDDEALKEVCEKFECSEEEVLSCLYNRNHQDPLAVAYHLIIDNRRIMNEAKDFYLATSPPDSFLDDHHLTRPHPERVPFLVAETPRARHTLDELNPQKSKHQGVRKAKWHLGIRSQSRPNDIMAEVCRAIKQLDYEWKVVNPYYLRVRRKNPVTSTFSKMSLQLYQVDSRTYLLDFRSIDDEITEAKSGTATPQRSGSISNYRSCQRSDSDAEAPGKPSEVSLTSSATSLDSSPVEVAPRPGSHTIEFFEMCANLIKILAQ
- the Prkaa1 gene encoding 5'-AMP-activated protein kinase catalytic subunit alpha-1 isoform X1; this translates as MRRLSSWRKMATAEKQKHDGRVKIGHYILGDTLGVGTFGKVKVGKHELTGHKVAVKILNRQKIRSLDVVGKIRREIQNLKLFRHPHIIKLYQVISTPSDIFMVMEYVSGGELFDYICKNGRLDEKESRRLFQQILSGVDYCHRHMVVHRDLKPENVLLDAHMNAKIADFGLSNMMSDGEFLRTSCGSPNYAAPEVISGRLYAGPEVDIWSSGVILYALLCGTLPFDDDHVPTLFKKICDGIFYTPQYLNPSVISLLKHMLQVDPMKRATIKDIREHEWFKQDLPKYLFPEDPSYSSTMIDDEALKEVCEKFECSEEEVLSCLYNRNHQDPLAVAYHLIIDNRRIMNEAKDFYLATSPPDSFLDDHHLTRPHPERVPFLVAETPRARHTLDELNPQKSKHQGVRKAKWHLGIRSQSRPNDIMAEVCRAIKQLDYEWKVVNPYYLRVRRKNPVTSTFSKMSLQLYQVDSRTYLLDFRSIDDEITEAKSGTATPQRSGSISNYRSCQRSDSDAEAPGKPSEVSLTSSATSLDSSPVEVAPRPGSHTIEFFEMCANLIKILAQ